One window of the Rosa rugosa chromosome 3, drRosRugo1.1, whole genome shotgun sequence genome contains the following:
- the LOC133739342 gene encoding fumarate hydratase 1, mitochondrial, producing MTSDSASFREERDTFGPINVPSDKLWGAQTQRSLQNFDIGGEHERMPEPIIRAFGVLKKCAAKVNMEYGLDQSIGKAIMEAAQEVAEGKLNQHFPLVVWQTGSGTQSNMNANEVIANRAAEILGHKRGEKFVHPNDHVNKSQSSNDTFPTVMHIAAAMELNSRLIPSLKVLHAALDSKANEFKDIVKIGRTHTQDATPLTLGQEFSGYSTQVKYGIDRVLGTLPRMYQLAQGGTAVGTGLNTKKGFDVKIAAAVAEETKLPFVTAENKFEALAAHDAFVETSGALNTVGTSLMKIANDIRFLGSGPRCGLGELNLPENEPGSSIMPGKVNPTQCEALTMVCAQVMGNHVAITVGGSNGHFELNVFKPMMASNLLHSLRLLADASVSFEKNCVKGIQANKERISKLLHESLMLVTSLNPKIGYDNAAAVAKKAHKEGSTLKEAAMKLAVLTSEEFDSLVVPEKMIGPSD from the exons ATGACATCTGATTCAGCGTCATTTAGAGAGGAACGGGACACATTTGGACCCATAAATGTTCCTTCAGACAA GTTATGGGGAGCGCAGACTCAAAGATCCTTGCAGAATTTCGATATAGGAGGCGAGCATGAACGAATGCCCGAACCTATTATTCGGGCCTTTGGCGTCCTCAAAAAATGTGCTGCCAAG GTGAACATGGAGTATGGTCTTGATCAATCTATAGGGAAGGCTATAATGGAAGCTGCCCAAGAAGTGGCTGAGGGAAAGCTAAACCAACATTTTCCACTTGTTGTTTGGCAAACTGGTAGTGGAACCCAAAGCAACATGAATGCCAATGAG GTCATTGCAAACAGAGCAGCTGAGATACTTGGCCATAAGCGCGGGGAGAAGTTTGTGCACCCAAATGACCATGTCAACAAATCACAATCTTCTAACGACACTTTCCCAACT GTCATGCACATTGCAGCAGCAATGGAACTAAATTCAAGACTGATACCGAGTTTGAAAGTTTTACATGCTGCTTTAGATTCAAAG GCTAATGAATTCAAAGACATTGTTAAAATCGGACGTACTCACACGCAAGATGCAACACCTTTGACTCTTGGGCAAGAGTTTAGCGGCTATTCTACACAA GTGAAGTATGGAATCGATCGAGTCTTGGGCACTCTTCCCCGAATGTATCAG CTTGCACAGGGCGGTACTGCTGTTGGGACTGGATTGAACACGAAGAAGGG ATTTGATGTAAAGATAGCTGCAGCGGTAGCTGAGGAAACAAAGTTACCATTTGTTACAGCAGAAAACAAGTTTGAAGCCTTG GCGGCCCATGATGCTTTTGTGGAAACTAGTGGAGCCCTAAATACAGTTGGTACTTCTCTGATGAAGATTGCAAATGACATACGTTTCTTAGGAAG CGGTCCACGTTGTGGCCTTGGTGAACTTAATCTTCCAGAAAACGAGCCTGGAAGCAGCATTATGCCT GGAAAGGTTAATCCTACCCAGTGTGAGGCTCTCACAATGGTCTGTGCTCAG GTTATGGGTAATCATGTGGCCATTACAGTTGGCGGATCAAATGGTCACTTTGAACTTAACGTATTCAAACCGATGATGGCTAGTAATCTTCTACAT TCTCTAAGGCTACTGGCTGATGCATCTGTCTCATTTGAAAAGAACTGCGTGAAAGGAATTCAAGCCAACAAGGAAAGAATTTCGAAGTTACTTCATGAG TCGCTAATGCTGGTGACCTCCTTGAATCCT AAAATTGGTTATGACAATGCCGCAGCGGTTGCAAAGAAAGCCCACAAGGAGGGATCAACTTTGAAG GAAGCTGCAATGAAACTTGCTGTGCTAACTAGTGAAGAATTTGATAGTCTTGTGGTGCCTGAGAAGATGATCGGTCCATCTGATTAA
- the LOC133739530 gene encoding fumarate hydratase 1, mitochondrial-like has product MAMYVISRRVTAGSTQLTAFRYATTCWRNYSTSFREERDTFGPILVPSDKLWGAQTQRSLQNFDIGGDRERMPEPIIRAFGVLKKCAAKVNMEYGLDQSIGKAIMQAAQEVAEGKLNQHFPLVVWQTGSGTQSNMNANEVIANRAAEILGHKRGEKFVHPNDHVNRSQSSNDTFPSVMHIAAAMEVNSRLVPNLKTLHSSLQQKSDEFKDIVKIGRTHTQDATPLTLGQEFSGYSTQVKYGIERVLCTLPHMYQLAQGGTAVGTGLNTKKGFDVKIAAAVADETNLPFVTAENKFEALAAHDAFVETSGALNTVATSLMKIANDIRLLGSGPRCGLGELILPENEPGSSIMPGKVNPTQCEAITMVCAQVMGNNVAITVGGSNGHFELNVFKPMIASALLHSVRLLGDASASFEKNCVRGIEANRERISKLLHESLMLVTSLNPKIGYDNAAAVAKKAHKEGSTLKDAALKLGVLTSEEFDNLVVPEKMIGPSD; this is encoded by the exons ATGGCGATGTACGTCATTTCACGGCGAGTAACCGCCGGATCGACGCAGTTAACGGCGTTCCGTTACGCCACTACTTGCTGGAGGAACTATTCGACGTCGTTTCGCGAGGAAAGGGACACCTTTGGACCCATTCTCGTCCCCTCAGACAA ACTATGGGGAGCTCAAACTCAGAGATCGTTGCAGAACTTCGATATCGGCGGCGACCGCGAACGAATGCCGGAGCCTATTATTCGCGCCTTCGGTGTCCTCAAGAAATGTGCTGCCAAG GTGAACATGGAGTATGGTCTTGACCAATCTATAGGGAAAGCTATAATGCAGGCTGCACAAGAAGTGGCCGAGGGGAAGCTAAATCAGCACTTTCCACTTGTTGTGTGGCAAACTGGTAGTGGAACACAAAGCAACATGAATGCCAATGAG GTCATTGCAAACAGAGCAGCTGAGATACTTGGACATAAGCGCGGCGAGAAGTTTGTGCATCCGAATGACCATGTTAATAGATCACAGTCTTCTAATGACACTTTCCCATCT GTCATGCACATTGCAGCTGCGATGGAAGTAAATTCAAGACTGGTACCAAATTTGAAAACATTGCATTCTTCGCTACAACAAAAG TCGGATGAGTTCAAAGATATTGTTAAAATTGGACGCACTCACACACAAGATGCAACACCTTTGACTCTTGGGCAAGAGTTTAGCGGCTATTCTACACAG GTGAAGTATGGAATCGAGCGAGTCTTGTGCACTCTACCCCACATGTATCAG CTGGCACAGGGTGGTACTGCTGTTGGGACTGGATTGAATACAAAGAAGGG ATTTGATGTAAAGATAGCCGCAGCAGTAGCTGATGAAACAAACTTACCATTTGTCACCGCAGAAAACAAGTTTGAAGCTTTG GCTGCACATGATGCTTTTGTGGAAACTAGTGGAGCCCTGAATACAGTTGCTACTTCTTTGATGAAAATAGCTAATGACATACGTTTATTAGGAAG TGGTCCACGATGTGGTCTTGGTGAACTCATTCTTCCTGAAAATGAGCCTGGAAGCAGCATTATGCCG GGGAAGGTTAACCCAACCCAGTGTGAGGCTATCACAATGGTTTGTGCTCAG GTTATGGGTAACAATGTGGCCATTACAGTAGGTGGATCTAATGGTCATTTTGAACTAAATGTATTCAAGCCAATGATTGCTAGTGCTCTCCTACAC TCTGTTAGATTACTTGGGGATGCATCTGCTTCCTTTGAAAAGAACTGTGTTAGAGGAATTGAAGCCAACAGGGAAAGAATCTCAAAGTTACTTCATGAG TCACTGATGTTGGTCACGTCCTTGAATCCT AAAATTGGTTATGACAATGCTGCGGCAGTTGCAAAGAAAGCCCACAAGGAAGGATCCACTTTGAAG GATGCTGCATTAAAACTTGGGGTGCTAACGAGTGAAGAGTTTGATAATCTTGTGGTGCCCGAGAAGATGATTGGCCCGTCTGACTGA